One Actinopolymorpha sp. NPDC004070 DNA segment encodes these proteins:
- a CDS encoding XRE family transcriptional regulator, with translation MNSRTPTPSRPADVAALFDGARLTLARHLAGLRKSDLAARVEKSPTAVAAWESGAKRPTAPTVAQLALSLSVEPGFFAIRPDDVAALSATPHFRSLRSTSQLARDQAFAYGQLAVDIASCLERHVEFPEPDLPSLSVAVDDSDGDGPEQAAQLVRQQWGIEAGPVGHLVRLLENHGVLVVFSPEQTATVDAYSFDSRLRPVVILNPIKRDYYRERFDVAHELGHLIMHHDAEPGGRIVEDQAHRFAAELLMPANQIRELLPATMGGHAWQTLARLKEQWGVSIQALLFRARWLGCLGDVSYRNAMSTISARGWRRNEPGLVSVIEQPSLLPRAVELLAQEGVDETQLVAQCRVPVDLFRTVTARSPVRVIGEALQPDDADRRSRVVSLLERRKASAHPPA, from the coding sequence GTGAATTCCCGCACGCCCACACCCAGCCGGCCAGCCGACGTAGCTGCCCTGTTCGACGGAGCCCGCCTCACGCTTGCGCGGCATCTTGCGGGTCTTCGCAAGAGTGACCTGGCCGCCAGGGTGGAGAAGAGCCCCACCGCGGTGGCCGCCTGGGAGTCTGGGGCGAAGCGGCCCACGGCGCCCACTGTCGCGCAACTGGCGCTGAGCCTGTCCGTCGAGCCGGGGTTCTTTGCGATCCGTCCAGATGATGTGGCGGCACTCAGCGCCACACCGCACTTTCGCTCACTGCGTTCGACCAGTCAGCTGGCCCGCGACCAGGCCTTCGCCTACGGGCAGCTGGCCGTGGACATCGCGAGCTGCCTGGAACGGCACGTCGAGTTCCCGGAGCCTGACCTGCCGAGCCTGTCGGTGGCGGTCGACGACAGTGACGGGGACGGTCCAGAACAAGCCGCGCAGCTCGTCCGACAGCAGTGGGGAATCGAGGCCGGGCCGGTCGGGCATCTCGTTCGCCTGCTCGAGAATCACGGTGTGCTGGTGGTCTTCAGCCCAGAGCAGACGGCTACGGTCGACGCATATTCTTTCGACAGCCGGCTGCGTCCGGTGGTGATTCTCAACCCGATCAAGCGCGACTACTACCGCGAACGCTTCGACGTGGCCCACGAGTTGGGTCATCTGATCATGCACCACGACGCCGAGCCGGGCGGCCGGATCGTCGAGGATCAGGCGCACCGCTTCGCCGCCGAGCTCCTGATGCCCGCTAATCAGATCCGCGAGCTGCTTCCAGCCACCATGGGCGGCCACGCCTGGCAAACCCTGGCCCGTCTGAAGGAACAGTGGGGCGTCAGTATTCAGGCTCTGCTGTTCCGGGCCCGCTGGCTTGGATGCCTCGGAGACGTGTCCTACCGGAACGCCATGTCGACCATTTCGGCTCGCGGATGGCGGCGAAACGAACCGGGGCTGGTAAGTGTCATCGAGCAGCCCTCGCTGCTGCCGCGGGCTGTGGAGCTGCTGGCGCAGGAGGGCGTCGACGAGACCCAGCTGGTCGCACAGTGCCGTGTACCGGTCGATCTGTTTCGCACCGTCACGGCCCGCAGCCCAGTTCGTGTCATCGGGGAAGCGTTGCAGCCGGACGACGCGGATCGACGGAGCCGGGTGGTTTCGTTGCTGGAACGCCGGAAAGCCTCCGCACATCCCCCGGCATAG